A genomic window from Lotus japonicus ecotype B-129 chromosome 1, LjGifu_v1.2 includes:
- the LOC130727363 gene encoding 14 kDa proline-rich protein DC2.15-like gives MASNKLSAIFLVLSLLAYSTFTQANVSCPPPPKSTPTPTPAPAPKPTTPATPPQAHCPTDALKLGVCADVLGLVHLVIGTPPTSPCCTLIKGLADLEAALCLCTAIKGNVLGLNLNVPITLSLILSACQKTVPPGFQCP, from the coding sequence ATGGCTTCCAACAAACTCTCTGCCATCTTTTTGGTGCTTTCTCTCCTTGCTTACTCAACATTCACTCAGGCTAATGTTTCATGCCCACCACCACCAAAGTCCACGCCCACACCTacacccgcacccgcacccAAGCCCACTACTCCCGCCACGCCGCCACAAGCACACTGCCCCACGGACGCCTTAAAGCTAGGGGTTTGTGCTGATGTGTTGGGCCTCGTTCACCTGGTTATTGGAACTCCTCCTACAAGCCCTTGTTGCACATTGATCAAGGGTTTGGCAGATTTGGAGGCTGCACTTTGCCTCTGCACTGCAATTAAGGGCAATGTGCTTGGATTAAACTTGAATGTACCTATTACGCTCAGCTTGATCCTCAGTGCTTGTCAAAAAACAGTCCCTCCTGGTTTCCAGTGCCCCTAA
- the LOC130727364 gene encoding PX domain-containing protein EREL1-like has protein sequence MQRRSPPKHRHDGTSPLPLGMDWSPAPRKWDGRDTIWPHDHRSGWSYCVIVPSWVFVPKSKNSDPIVFYRVQVGVQSPEGTTRLHGVLRRFNDFLRLFADVKKEFPRKSIPPAPPKGLLRLKSRALLEERRRSLEEWITKLLSDIDISRCAAVASFFELEAAARSSFQDASQQNSETEPDANNRAYSMQSPLHSSLSLAAGSSSVASDCCSDTAYEPSETGTSRIGQDDNSEVGTDDLTMDEDMVNPIEKLVKYGISNIDEGLFMGQTILEQLEGLPRHKINARHMNSVTEKGKNNGNSYDSSHLPNNTMELFSEPGHASVIGHIRKLSNESAGSDGSSIRGSGMTNFGIPNSSGDSSLDLPGYASVSRETDIMDPTKLKSTGDAQLVLPQDQRNKLNRVLSTMQRRLVTAKTDMEDLIVRLNQEMAAKDFLATKVKDLEVELETSKQKNKENLQQAILIERERFTQMQWDMEELRRKSLEMEMKLKSESVGNSSQDDVLMQNLDAAKKQLESLSKQYGELEAKSKADVKVLVKEVKSLRKSQTELKKELGGSIKDKCEAEKLLLHEREKREQAEAGWRELTEKCKLLFSQLQECNVSLPYDDEDRKIMNPSSLHDASNRLTTADDQIDILLAEVENLEKDCGSAASYVDKSNGIKDGVICDDEMRKIIADLFIDNVRLRKQTNRITRHALKLETAASDDTPSMETVTNI, from the exons atgcagAGACGAAGTCCTCCCAAGCACAGGCACGATGGGACTTCGCCGCTGCCTCTCGGCATGGATTGGAGTCCTGCACCCAGAAAATGG GATGGGCGGGATACAATATGGCCCCATGATCATCGTAGTGGTTGGAGTTATTGTGTTATCGTACCTTCGTGGGTCTTCGTTCCAAAGTCGAAGAATTCAGATCCCATAGTG TTCTACAGGGTTCAAGTTGGAGTACAGTCACCAGAAGGGACTACAAGGCTCCATGGAGTACTAAGAAGGTTCAATGATTTTCTAAGGTTGTTTGCTGAT GTTAAAAAGGAATTTCCCAGGAAAAGTATCCCTCCAGCACCACCCAAGGGACTGTTGCGATTGAAAAGCCGAGCCTTGCTGGAAGAG AGAAGGCGCTCTTTGGAGGAATGGATCACCAAACTATTGTCTGACATTGATATATCAAGATGTGCTGCAGTGGCATCATTTTTTGAGCTAGAAGCTGCTGCAAGATCTT CATTCCAAGATGCAAGCCAGCAGAATTCAGAAACAGAACCTGATGCCAATAACAGAGCTTATTCAATGCAATCACCTCTCCATTCGAGCTTATCATTAGCTGCTGGCAGTTCATCTGTTGCCTCAGATTGTTGCAGTGATACCGCATATGAGCCATCTGAAACAGGAACTTCGAGAATTGGACAGGACGATAATTCCGAAGTCGGTACAGATGATCTAACAATGGATGAAGATATGGTGAATCCAATAGAAAAGCTTGTGAAATATGGCATATCAAATATTGATGAGGGTTTGTTTATGGGCCAGACTATTCTAGAGCAATTGGAAGGCCTTCCTAGGCATAAAATAAATGCCAGACACATGAACTCTGTTACTGAGAAGGGAAAAAATAATGGTAATTCATATGATTCTTCACATTTACCTAATAATACGATGGAGCTTTTCTCTGAGCCTGGGCATGCTAGTGTTATTGGTCATATTCGTAAGCTTTCAAATGAGAGTGCTGGAAGTGATGGAAGCTCCATACGAGGTAGTGGCATGACTAATTTTGGGATTCCAAATTCATCTGGTGATAGCTCTCTTGATCTTCCTGGATATGCTTCAGTTTCAAGAGAAACAGATATAATGGACCCCACAAAGTTGAAGTCTACTGGTGATGCTCAGTTAGTCCTTCCACAAGATCAACGCAATAAATTAAACAGGGTTCTTTCAACCATGCAGAGAAGGCTAGTCACTGCAAAAACTGATATGGAGGACCTTATAGttagattaaatcaagaaatgGCTGCAAAGGATTTTCTTGCTACGAAG GTCAAGGATTTGGAAGTTGAACTTGAAACTAGCAAAcagaaaaataaggaaaacTTGCAGCAGGCTATTCTGATTGAGAGGGAAAGGTTTACCCAAATGCAGTGGGATATGGAGGAACTTCGACGAAAATCATTGGAAATGGAGATGAAACTAAAGTCTGAATCG GTTGGAAATTCTAGTCAAGATGATGTGCTGATGCAGAATTTAGATGCTGCTAAGAAGCAGCTGGAGAGTTTGTCAAAACAGTATGGAGAGCTAGAAGCGAAATCCAAAGCAGATGTAAAAGTTCTGGTTAAAGAGGTCAAATCTCTCCGTAAGTCCCAAACAGAATTGAAGAAGGAACTTGGTGGGTCGATAAAGGATAAGTGTGAAGCTGAG AAACTACTACTTCACGAAAGAGAGAAGCGGGAACAGGCAGAAGCTGGTTGGAGAGAACTGACAGAGAAATGCAAGCTTCTTTTTAGCCAGCTTCAAGAATGCAATGTCAGTCTTCCTTATGATGACGAAGATAGGAAAATCATGAACCCATCATCATTACATGATGCTTCTAATCGATTAACAACAGCTGATGATCAAATTGACATCCTACTAGCAGAG GTAGAAAATTTAGAGAAGGATTGCGGAAGTGCAGCTTCCTATGTAGATAAAAGCAATGGCATAAAAGATGGTGTAATCTGTGATGATGAAATGAGAAAGATCATAGCAGATTTGTTCATCGATAACGTTAGATTGAGAAAACAGACAAACCGCATTACAAGGCATGCTCTCAAATTGGAAACAGCAGCAAGTGATGATACTCCTTCAATGGAAACTGTAACAAATATATAG
- the LOC130727366 gene encoding adenine phosphoribosyltransferase 5 isoform X1 — translation MFASENGLKGDPRLQAITKAITVVPHFPKKGIMFQDITTLLLDHKAFKDTIDIFVDRYRDMHISVVAGIEARGFLFGPSIALGIGAKFVPLRKPRKLPGEVFSEKYSLEYGTDCLELHVDAVQPGERAIVIDDLVATGGTLSAGVKLLERAHAEVVECACVIGVPDVKGQCRLIGKPLYVLVEPRQVDKCF, via the exons ATGTTCGCTTCAGAAAATGGGCTTAAAGGAGACCCAAGACTTCAAGCAATCACCAAAGCCATCACAGTTGTCCCTCACTTCCCCAAAAAGG GAATCATGTTTCAAGACATCACGACATTGTTGCTAGATCATAAGGCGTTTAAAGATACTATCGACATTTTTGTCGATCGTTACAGAGACATGCACATTTCTGTTGTGGCTG GCATTGAAGCCAGGGGATTCTTGTTTGGTCCCTCAATTGCATTGGGTATCGGTGCTAAGTTTGTTCCCCTGCGAAAACCTCGGAAGCTGCCAG GTGAGGTATTTTCTGAAAAATATTCTCTAGAATATGGCACTGATTGTTTGGAGCTGCATGTTGATGCTGTCCAGCCCGGTGAACGGGCCATAGTTATTGATGATTTGGTGGCCACAGGTGGAACTCTGTCAGCAGGAGTAAAACTTCTAG AACGTGCTCATGCGGAAGTAGTCGAATGTGCTTGTGTGATTGGTGTGCCTGATGTTAAG GGACAGTGCAGGCTCATTGGAAAGCCACTTTATGTCCTTGTGGAGCCCCGTCAAGTAGATAAATGTTTTTGA
- the LOC130727366 gene encoding adenine phosphoribosyltransferase 5 isoform X2, whose amino-acid sequence MFASENGLKGDPRLQAITKAITVVPHFPKKGIMFQDITTLLLDHKAFKDTIDIFVDRYRDMHISVVAGIEARGFLFGPSIALGIGAKFVPLRKPRKLPDYQIGLWLHSIYENWLKMLCIE is encoded by the exons ATGTTCGCTTCAGAAAATGGGCTTAAAGGAGACCCAAGACTTCAAGCAATCACCAAAGCCATCACAGTTGTCCCTCACTTCCCCAAAAAGG GAATCATGTTTCAAGACATCACGACATTGTTGCTAGATCATAAGGCGTTTAAAGATACTATCGACATTTTTGTCGATCGTTACAGAGACATGCACATTTCTGTTGTGGCTG GCATTGAAGCCAGGGGATTCTTGTTTGGTCCCTCAATTGCATTGGGTATCGGTGCTAAGTTTGTTCCCCTGCGAAAACCTCGGAAGCTGCCAG ATTATCAAATTGGGTTATGGCTGCATTCAATTTATGAAAACTGGCTGAAAATGCTATGTATTGAGTGA
- the LOC130727367 gene encoding ATP synthase subunit b', chloroplastic, translating to MANMVMASSKPLIPPLPISNSLPPTPRLQISLPKLPLKLKHQIPNLKSSLSSLLAASSLSLLAFAPPSLAEEIEKAALFDFNLTLPIIVAEFLFLMVALDKIYFSPLGKFMDDRDAAIREKLNSVKDTSSEVKQLEEQANAVLKAARAEISAALNKMKKETQVEVEQKIAEGRLKVDAELQEALANLEKQKEETIKSLDSQIAALSQDIVKKVLPSA from the coding sequence ATGGCAAACATGGTTATGGCTTCCTCAAAACCCCTCATTCCTCCACTTCCCATCTCCAATTCCCTCCCCCCAACACCCAGACTCCAAATCTCCCTCCCAAAACTCCCACTCAAACTCAAACACCAAATCCCAAATCTCAAATCATCCCTCTCTTCCCTTCTGGCGGCGAGCTCACTGTCACTACTCGCCTTTGCTCCACCATCCCTGGCGGAGGAAATCGAGAAAGCCGCGCTGTTCGATTTCAACCTGACACTCCCGATCATAGTGGCGGAGTTTCTTTTCCTGATGGTTGCTCTTGACAAGATTTACTTCTCCCCGCTCGGGAAGTTCATGGACGACAGGGACGCGGCGATTAGGGAGAAGCTGAACAGCGTGAAGGACACTTCGTCGGAGGTGAAGCAGCTGGAGGAGCAGGCGAACGCGGTGTTGAAGGCGGCGCGTGCGGAGATATCGGCGGCGTTGAataagatgaagaaggagacgCAGGTGGAGGTGGAGCAGAAGATTGCGGAGGGGAGATTGAAGGTGGATGCTGAGTTGCAGGAGGCTCTTGCTAATTTGGAGAAACAGAAGGAAGAGACTATCAAGTCTCTTGATTCTCAGATTGCAGCTCTTAGCCAAGACATTGTTAAAAAGGTTCTTCCTAGTGCATAG